From Ramlibacter agri, a single genomic window includes:
- a CDS encoding MFS transporter: protein MPSFAENTPKMAQQRDQAEADAESAAPLLTEGSLPSSTTGREDGEPPPRAGTSRASFLALFSAVMLPMFMAAVDQTLLATATPRIARELGGLTDTSWIAVGYLLAATIMAPLYGRLGDRFGRRSVMLSALVVFMAGSLACGYAPGMQSLIAARVLQGLGGGGLMVLSQALIGELVPPWERPRYQGYFAIVFTVSSVGGPLIGGLVVNHGNWRWLFLANLPLGLLALWRVSRLPRAPQSPHRHAAYDPLGFGLFVACACSALLWFGQVGHRFDLASATSALLVVVAITTGATLWRQQRRHPNAFLPLDILRLPGVGWICMTVIAFAATMFALLFLLPIYLSVAHHANAVASGLQLLPLTAGIVVGSTLNGRYSAWTGTSGRLPPFGLGAAALALLALALFPPTQLAIGAAAAVCGIGFGTVMPNAQLATQILGGRERLGASSALLALARSIGASVGTAGFGGLAFVLLGAQAAGGEGEPLRLDAIDAARANHAFHIVFAALAVLAALGAVAALRAPTLDLRSQGSAQDRKPA from the coding sequence ATGCCCTCTTTCGCCGAAAACACCCCCAAGATGGCGCAACAGCGCGACCAAGCCGAAGCGGACGCCGAATCCGCCGCCCCGCTGCTGACCGAAGGCAGCCTCCCCTCCTCCACGACCGGCCGCGAAGACGGCGAGCCGCCGCCGCGGGCCGGCACCTCGCGCGCCAGCTTCCTCGCGCTGTTCAGCGCCGTGATGCTGCCCATGTTCATGGCCGCGGTGGACCAGACGCTGCTGGCCACGGCCACGCCGCGCATCGCGCGCGAACTCGGCGGCCTGACCGACACCTCCTGGATCGCGGTCGGCTACCTGCTGGCCGCCACGATCATGGCGCCGCTCTACGGGCGCCTGGGCGACCGCTTCGGCCGCCGCAGCGTGATGCTCAGCGCGCTCGTGGTCTTCATGGCCGGCTCCCTGGCCTGCGGCTATGCGCCCGGCATGCAGTCGCTGATCGCGGCGCGCGTGCTGCAGGGCCTGGGCGGCGGCGGGCTGATGGTGCTGTCGCAGGCGCTGATCGGCGAACTGGTGCCGCCCTGGGAGCGGCCGCGCTACCAGGGCTACTTCGCCATCGTGTTCACGGTGTCCAGCGTGGGCGGGCCGCTGATCGGCGGCCTGGTCGTCAACCACGGCAACTGGCGCTGGCTGTTCCTGGCCAACCTGCCGCTGGGCCTGCTGGCGTTGTGGCGCGTGTCGCGCCTGCCGCGCGCGCCGCAATCGCCACACCGGCATGCGGCCTACGACCCGCTGGGCTTCGGGCTGTTCGTGGCCTGCGCCTGCAGCGCCCTGCTCTGGTTCGGGCAGGTCGGGCATCGCTTCGACCTGGCGTCGGCCACCAGCGCGCTGCTCGTCGTGGTGGCGATCACGACCGGCGCCACGCTGTGGCGGCAGCAGCGGCGCCATCCCAATGCCTTCCTGCCGCTGGACATCCTGCGCCTGCCCGGCGTGGGCTGGATCTGCATGACGGTGATCGCATTCGCCGCGACGATGTTCGCGCTGCTGTTCCTGCTGCCGATCTACCTCAGCGTGGCGCACCACGCGAACGCGGTTGCATCGGGCCTGCAGTTGCTGCCGCTGACGGCGGGCATCGTGGTCGGCTCCACGCTCAACGGCCGCTACAGCGCGTGGACCGGCACCAGTGGCCGGCTGCCGCCTTTCGGCCTCGGTGCCGCGGCGCTGGCCTTGCTGGCGCTTGCGCTGTTTCCGCCGACGCAGCTCGCCATCGGGGCGGCGGCCGCGGTGTGCGGCATCGGCTTCGGGACCGTGATGCCGAACGCGCAACTGGCCACGCAGATCCTCGGCGGCCGCGAGCGCCTCGGCGCCTCGTCCGCGCTGCTGGCGCTCGCGCGCTCGATCGGCGCGTCGGTCGGCACCGCGGGCTTCGGCGGCCTGGCGTTCGTGCTGCTCGGCGCGCAAGCGGCCGGTGGCGAAGGCGAGCCGCTACGGCTGGATGCGATCGACGCCGCGCGCGCGAACCATGCCTTCCACATCGTCTTCGCCGCGCTGGCTGTGCTGGCGGCGCTGGGTGCGGTGGCCGCGCTGCGGGCGCCGACGCTCGATCTGCGCTCCCAGGGCAGCGCGCAGGACCGCAAGCCGGCGTAG
- a CDS encoding isocitrate lyase/PEP mutase family protein — translation MHAAQQLRTLLSGRDMVVAPGAYDCISARTIEQAGFRCAYMTGSGTAAARGFPDLGLLTMSEMVDNAAAIARTVAIPLVADADTGYGNELNVHRTVREYESRNVAGIHIEDQVAPKRCGHLDGKEVVPRAEFITKIRAAVQARTQPAFLVIARTDARAVLGFDEAIERANAALAAGADMAFVEATESLEEMAQVPRRVTGPCLLNIAAGGRTPLVPLADAAEMGYRLAILPGMLMRNAVAAFDEVLQDLARTGVPKPVRNMGSIAAGHQRFGADAWRKIQEQAQVRT, via the coding sequence ATGCATGCAGCGCAGCAGCTCCGCACGCTTCTCTCCGGCCGTGACATGGTCGTCGCCCCGGGCGCCTACGACTGCATCTCGGCGCGCACCATCGAGCAGGCCGGCTTCCGCTGTGCCTACATGACCGGCTCCGGGACCGCCGCCGCGCGCGGGTTCCCCGACCTGGGCCTGCTGACGATGAGCGAGATGGTCGACAACGCGGCGGCGATCGCCCGCACCGTCGCCATCCCGCTGGTGGCCGACGCGGACACGGGCTACGGCAACGAGCTGAACGTGCACCGCACCGTGCGCGAATACGAGTCGCGCAATGTCGCGGGCATCCATATCGAGGACCAGGTGGCGCCCAAGCGCTGCGGCCACCTGGATGGCAAGGAGGTCGTCCCGCGGGCGGAGTTCATCACCAAGATCCGCGCCGCGGTGCAGGCCAGGACGCAGCCCGCCTTCCTGGTCATCGCTCGGACCGACGCGCGCGCCGTGCTCGGCTTCGACGAAGCCATAGAACGCGCCAACGCCGCCCTGGCGGCCGGCGCGGACATGGCCTTTGTCGAAGCCACCGAGAGCCTGGAGGAGATGGCGCAGGTTCCGCGCCGCGTCACCGGCCCCTGCCTGTTGAACATCGCCGCGGGCGGCCGGACGCCCCTGGTGCCGCTGGCCGATGCCGCGGAGATGGGCTACCGGCTCGCGATCCTGCCGGGGATGTTGATGCGCAATGCGGTGGCCGCCTTCGACGAAGTCCTGCAGGACCTGGCGCGCACGGGCGTGCCCAAGCCGGTGCGCAACATGGGCAGCATCGCCGCCGGCCATCAGCGCTTCGGGGCGGATGCGTGGAGGAAGATCCAGGAGCAGGCGCAGGTCCGCACGTAG